From the genome of Vicia villosa cultivar HV-30 ecotype Madison, WI linkage group LG2, Vvil1.0, whole genome shotgun sequence, one region includes:
- the LOC131646534 gene encoding putative SNAP25 homologous protein SNAP30, whose protein sequence is MFGFRKPPPPNTTSAGSETEPDKNTTLTPARRTSSEPVLVPKSKGNYFDEDDDDDWGRKPTSTATSAASKAKYKTGFKDSGGLENQSVQELENYAVYKSEETTNSVNNCLRIAEDIRSDATRTLDMLHQQGDQITRTHNMVVDTEKDLSKGEKLLNNLGGMFSMPWKPKKGKTITGPVITSENPSKKNVKNKEDREKLGLAPLPKGRSAPTTPPNESANAYQKVDHEKAKQDDALSDLSDILGDLKGMAVTMGTELDSQNKALDYLSDDVDELNSRVKGANQRARKLVGK, encoded by the exons ATGTTCGGTTTTCGAAAACCACCACCACCAAATACTACATCCGCCGGTTCAGAAACCGAACCGGataagaacacaaccctaactccAGCTAGAAGAACTTCTTCAGAACCCGTCCTAGTGCCTAAGTCAAAAGGAAACTACTTCGACGAAGATGACGACGACGATTGGGGAAGAAAGCCTACCTCAACCGCGACGTCGGCCGCTTCAAAAGCCAAGTACAAAACCGGTTTTAAGGATTCTGGAGGGCTAGAGAATCAAAGTGTTCAGGAGCTTGAAAATTATGCAGTGTACAAATCTGAGGAGACAACAAATAGTGTTAATAATTGCTTGAGGATTGCGGAGGATATTAGAAGTGATGCTACGAGGACTCTTGACATGTTGCACCAACAAGGTGATCAGATTACAAGGACTCACAATATGGTTGTTGATACTGAGAAGGATTTAAGTAAG GGTGAAAAACTTCTAAACAATCTTGGGGGCATGTTCTCTATGCCATGGAAACCAAAGAAGGGCAAGACAATCACAGGCCCCGTAATTACATCAG AAAATCCATcgaaaaagaatgtaaaaaatAAGGAAGATAGAGAAAAGTTGGGATTAGCTCCTTTGCCTAAGGGACGTTCTGCACCAACCACACCTCCTAATGAATCAGCCAATGCCTATCAGAAAGTTGAT CATGAAAAAGCCAAACAAGATGATGCACTCTCTGATCTCAGTGATATCTTGGGCGATTTGAAGGGCATGGCCGTTACTATGGGAACTGAGTTAGATAG CCAAAACAAAGCACTTGATTATCTTAGTGACGATGTTGATGAACTAAACTCTCGAGTAAAAGGTGCAAATCAGCGTGCACGCAAATTAGTAGGGAAATGA